A single region of the Ziziphus jujuba cultivar Dongzao chromosome 10, ASM3175591v1 genome encodes:
- the LOC132799574 gene encoding disease resistance protein RGA2-like, protein MQTAKPSEGINAKKMATRSFAYFQSIVLFFFLLQIDFEEQFQETIMEAIMEAVVSSIAEGIVRRLASEAVQEIALLWGVNEERIGLQETISTIKAVLTDAEKKQIHSDQVKTWLSRLEDVVCEADDLVDGISTEALRRQVMTSNTPIAKQVCTFFSTSNQLVFRHKMSHKIESLKKKLAVIRDDRQFRLEEHHGEAQAMYNRAVRDTHSFVSEGEVVVGREGDRMKILQLLLDTKSHHENVSVVNIVGHGGLGKTTLARLVFNDEKVEKHFDLKMWVCVSDADFDVGLLVQKIIKSISNEKVENCEMELLQKSLRKKISGKRYLLVLDDLWNENRELWLKLKDLLLNGIDGSRIIVTTRSMVVARITKTTLEPYLLGNLDDDESWSLFKKMAFTEGQEPNNSNIIQIGN, encoded by the coding sequence ATGCAGACAGCGAAGCCAAGCGAAGGTATCAATGCTAAAAAGATGGCAACAAGAAGCTTTGCTTATTTCCAAAGCATagtcttgtttttttttctcctgcAAATTGATTTTGAAGAACAATTCCAAGAAACAATTATGGAAGCAATTATGGAAGCAGTCGTCTCTAGCATTGCTGAAGGGATCGTTCGGAGATTGGCCTCTGAAGCTGTGCAAGAAATTGCATTGCTTTGGGGTGTAAATGAAGAGCGTATAGGACTTCAAGAGACCATTTCAACAATCAAAGCTGTACTTACTGATGCAGAGAAGAAGCAGATCCATAGCGATCAAGTCAAAACATGGCTTAGTagacttgaagatgttgtctgtGAAGCTGATGACTTGGTGGATGGGATTTCAACTGAAGCTTTGCGACGCCAAGTGATGACCAGTAACACCCCCATAGCCAAGCAGGTATGCACCTTCTTCTCGACCTCGAATCAACTTGTGTTTCGACACAAGATGAGTCACAAAATAGAGTCTCTTAAGAAGAAACTAGCTGTGATTAGAGATGATAGGCAATTCCGTTTGGAGGAACACCACGGAGAGGCTCAAGCAATGTATAATAGAGCGGTGAGGGATACTCACTCGTTTGTCTCTGAAGGAGAAGTGGTTGTTGGGAGGGAGGGTGACAGAATGAAAATCCTTCAACTTTTGTTGGATACAAAATCTCACCATGAGAATGTATCAGTTGTTAATATAGTGGGTCATGGTGGACTAGGAAAGACCACACTTGCTCGACTTGTGTTCAATGATGAAAAAGTCGAAAAACATTTTGATCTCAAAATGTGGGTGTGTGTCTCTGATGCAGATTTTGATGTTGGATTGCTTGTTCagaaaattattaaatctaTATCTAATGAGAAAGTAGAAAATTGTGAGATGGAGTTATTGCAAAAGTCTCTTCGAAAAAAAATAAGTGGAAAACGATATCTCCTTGTTCTTGATGATTTATGGAATGAGAATCGCGAATTATGGTTGAAGTTGAAAGATTTATTGTTAAATGGCATAGATGGGAGCAGAATAATTGTAACTACTCGCAGTATGGTGGTTGCAAGGATTACAAAGACCACATTAGAACCATATCTCTTAGGAaatcttgatgatgatgagtCTTGGTCTTTGTTTAAGAAAATGGCATTTACGGAAGGACAAGAACCAAACAACTCCAACATCATCCAAATTGGAAATTAG
- the LOC132799603 gene encoding putative disease resistance protein RGA3 gives MLYYKDPETEWLSLHKTEFSKISQDDSDILPTLKLSYDCLTSNLKHCFSYCSLFPKDHYINVENLIKLWMAQGFIKASDANQSLEDMGREYFMELYWRSFFQEVEEDEFGNIYYCKMHDLMHDLALKVAGAKCAMLPSDKKDIDRRARHLSFNFSLKSSQQIPISVSQTANRIRTVLLPSQQRERYALRESLQLCDAFFSNFKFLRALDLHDSGLTTLSNSIGKLRHLRYLDLSGTKIKALPNSITKL, from the coding sequence ATGCTGTACTATAAAGATCCAGAAACCGAGTGGTTGTCCCTCCACAAAACTGAATTTTCGAAGATATCTCAAGATGATAGTGATATTTTACCCACATTAAAGCTTAGCTATGATTGTCTCACCTCCAATTTGAAACATTGTTTTTCCTATTGTAGCTTGTTTCCTAAAGATCATTATATTAATGTAGAAAACCTTATCAAGCTTTGGATGGCTCAAGGATTTATTAAGGCATCTGATGCAAATCAATCACTAGAGGATATGGGCCGTGAATATTTTATGGAATTATATTGGAGATCGTTTTTTCAAGAAGTGGAAGAAGATGAGtttggtaatatatattattgtaaaatGCACGATCTCATGCATGATCTTGCACTAAAAGTAGCTGGAGCAAAGTGTGCTATGTTACCATCAGACAAAAAAGATATTGACAGAAGAGCTCGTCACTTGTCATTCAATTTTTCCTTAAAATCATCCCAACAGATTCCAATTTCTGTGTCTCAAACAGCAAATAGGATCCGAACAGTTCTTTTGCCTAGCCAACAAAGGGAACGTTATGCATTGAGAGAAAGTTTGCAGTTATGTGAtgcatttttttcaaatttcaagttcTTACGTGCTTTGGATCTGCATGACTCTGGATTAACGACATTATCAAATTCCATTGGAAAATTGAGGCATCTAAGATATCTCGATCTTTCTGGTACAAAAATCAAGGCATTGCCTAATTCCATTACCAAGTTATAG